One Sphingobacteruim zhuxiongii DNA window includes the following coding sequences:
- the ftsA gene encoding cell division protein FtsA produces the protein MKPRIAENEKENPIIVGLDIGTTKICVTVGRRSGVNKVELLGVGKAESAGVNRGVVANIQKTVTSIREAVAVAEGQSNVDIKVVNVGIAGQHIKSIQHRGILTKNDDDEIGRLDIERLISDMYKLVLPPGEEIIHVLPQEFTIDNEPGIKEPIGMAGRRVEANFHIISGRVTDIKNIKRCVDNSDLEVSELILEPLASSEAVLDEEEKTAGVVLVDIGGGTTDVAIFHEGIIRHTAVIPLGGNIVTEDIRQGCSVLRNQAEQLKVRYGSALADENKDNEVICVPGIRGREAKEISVKNLAYIIQARMEEIIEHVYYEIKSSGYEDKLIAGIVITGGGAQLKHLIQLVEYITGIDCRIGYPNEYLAKTEMLNKQAFDELKSPLYATGIGLLIKGIQSIEEEEMRNEEKVTKKSPQIKEKSKEGVKEIAEGQSKKEGWLTRFLGDWIKDGADIDDDTFIGKK, from the coding sequence ATGAAACCTAGAATTGCAGAAAATGAAAAAGAAAATCCAATAATCGTTGGATTGGACATCGGTACGACAAAGATTTGTGTTACCGTTGGTCGTCGTAGTGGGGTTAATAAGGTGGAACTTTTAGGTGTAGGCAAAGCTGAATCTGCCGGTGTTAACCGTGGGGTAGTAGCAAATATCCAAAAAACGGTTACAAGTATTCGCGAGGCCGTAGCCGTAGCGGAAGGTCAATCCAATGTAGACATTAAAGTTGTCAATGTTGGTATAGCTGGACAGCACATTAAAAGTATTCAGCATCGTGGTATCTTGACCAAGAACGATGATGATGAAATCGGACGTTTAGATATTGAACGTTTAATTTCCGACATGTATAAATTGGTTTTGCCTCCAGGCGAAGAGATTATTCATGTGTTGCCACAAGAGTTTACTATCGACAATGAGCCCGGAATTAAAGAGCCTATCGGTATGGCAGGTCGTCGTGTGGAAGCAAACTTCCATATCATTTCTGGTCGAGTAACGGATATAAAAAATATTAAACGTTGTGTAGATAATTCGGATTTAGAAGTTTCTGAATTAATCTTAGAACCTCTTGCATCATCCGAGGCTGTGTTGGATGAAGAGGAAAAAACTGCTGGTGTTGTTTTAGTTGATATTGGTGGCGGTACGACTGATGTTGCTATTTTCCACGAGGGAATTATTCGTCATACGGCGGTTATACCATTGGGTGGAAATATTGTTACAGAAGACATTCGTCAAGGATGTTCTGTTTTACGTAATCAAGCGGAACAATTAAAGGTTCGTTATGGCTCTGCTTTAGCTGATGAGAACAAAGATAACGAGGTGATCTGTGTACCTGGTATCCGCGGTCGTGAAGCAAAAGAAATCTCTGTAAAAAACCTTGCTTACATTATTCAAGCAAGAATGGAAGAGATTATTGAGCATGTTTACTATGAGATCAAATCTTCAGGATATGAGGATAAATTAATTGCAGGTATCGTTATTACTGGTGGTGGTGCGCAGTTGAAACATTTAATTCAACTTGTTGAGTATATCACGGGTATCGATTGCCGAATTGGCTATCCAAATGAATACTTGGCAAAAACTGAGATGTTGAATAAACAAGCTTTTGATGAACTTAAAAGCCCGTTATATGCAACAGGTATTGGTTTATTGATTAAGGGGATTCAATCTATCGAAGAGGAGGAGATGCGAAATGAAGAAAAAGTAACTAAAAAGTCTCCTCAAATAAAAGAAAAGTCTAAAGAAGGCGTTAAAGAAATAGCGGAGGGTCAATCAAAAAAGGAGGGTTGGTTAACACGTTTCTTAGGCGATTGGATCAAAGATGGCGCAGATATAGACGATGATACTTTCATCGGCAAAAAATAA
- a CDS encoding cell division protein FtsQ/DivIB produces the protein MLNKIRNIQWRQVGYFFLGISSLIGVFMLMSLVSKKDQVQVCTSLKVLVEGKETFIDQQDISSMIHEKFGRVVGRSLNEIPLQKIENELKKSPYVSEADVHMDMDGTMQVQVMQREVVVRVINQAGQEFYVDSKNQKIPVTLKYVPHVMVANGNIKEGYKKALEPVQSTIVKDLVDVVAHTKHDDLWSNQIVQLYVNEDRDIELIPRVGEQTLIIGNADSLDYKLSRLATFYKHIMPRVGTGAYSKVNVKYGGQIICERNGDWFIDSLQMQMNKK, from the coding sequence ATGCTTAATAAGATTAGAAACATACAATGGCGTCAAGTAGGCTACTTTTTTCTGGGAATTTCTTCCCTGATTGGGGTATTTATGTTGATGAGTTTGGTTTCGAAAAAAGACCAAGTCCAAGTATGTACTTCTTTAAAAGTATTGGTGGAAGGGAAAGAGACTTTTATTGATCAGCAGGATATTTCTTCTATGATACATGAAAAGTTTGGAAGAGTCGTTGGTCGCAGTTTAAACGAAATTCCATTGCAAAAGATAGAGAACGAGTTGAAGAAATCGCCTTATGTTTCAGAAGCCGATGTGCATATGGATATGGACGGTACGATGCAAGTTCAGGTCATGCAACGAGAAGTTGTTGTACGAGTGATTAATCAGGCAGGTCAAGAGTTCTATGTGGATTCAAAGAATCAAAAAATTCCAGTGACGTTGAAATATGTTCCGCATGTAATGGTTGCAAATGGGAATATAAAAGAAGGGTATAAAAAAGCGCTTGAGCCTGTGCAATCAACTATTGTGAAAGATTTAGTAGATGTCGTAGCGCATACAAAGCATGACGATTTGTGGAGTAACCAAATCGTTCAGCTTTATGTTAATGAGGATAGAGATATAGAATTGATTCCGCGAGTTGGCGAGCAAACGCTGATCATTGGGAATGCAGATTCTTTAGACTATAAATTGAGTCGATTGGCCACCTTCTATAAACACATTATGCCTCGTGTAGGGACTGGAGCATATAGTAAGGTAAATGTGAAATATGGCGGTCAAATTATTTGCGAGCGTAACGGTGATTGGTTCATCGATAGCCTGCAAATGCAAATGAATAAGAAGTAA
- the murC gene encoding UDP-N-acetylmuramate--L-alanine ligase, with protein MNIDKIKRVYLLGIGGIGMSGLARYFSQLGCEVAGYDRTSTELTRTLEAEGMPIVYSDDITLIPSSFSQVGEETLIIFTPAIPSDLSLKAFFIEAGHELFKRSQVLGFISASRFTIAVAGTHGKTTTSTMVAHILKDSGYDCSAFLGGISTNYQNNVLFGDNNVVVVEADEYDRSFLTLHPNIAIVTSADADHLDIYGEASKLTETFQLFLDRVVADGQKIVKNGLPFAADINYAREEHTDAYAENVHVRDSEFYFDYHSEDLTIKDIHLGIPGLHNVENAVAAITVAKLLGIEATKIVHALSTFAGVKRRFEYIFKSPEHIYIDDYAHHPEELRAFLTSMRKLYPNKKLTVVFQPHLFTRTRDFVDGFAEVLAFADELLLMEIYPARELPLPGVDSQWLLDKIRLENKRLVSPEEVLAIVKTEQPELIVTVGAGDIDKLVKPIKEVLTNA; from the coding sequence ATGAATATCGATAAGATTAAACGGGTTTATTTACTAGGTATCGGAGGAATCGGAATGAGTGGTCTTGCTCGTTACTTTAGTCAATTGGGTTGTGAGGTTGCTGGATATGACCGCACTTCGACAGAGTTGACTAGAACACTTGAAGCAGAGGGGATGCCTATTGTCTATTCGGATGATATTACATTAATACCTTCATCTTTTAGTCAAGTAGGTGAAGAGACCTTGATCATTTTTACGCCAGCGATTCCTTCGGATTTGTCGCTAAAGGCCTTTTTTATTGAAGCTGGTCATGAGCTTTTCAAACGCTCTCAGGTTCTGGGCTTTATTTCGGCAAGCCGATTTACGATAGCAGTTGCTGGAACTCATGGCAAAACAACCACATCAACAATGGTTGCTCATATTTTAAAAGATAGTGGATATGATTGTTCAGCCTTCTTAGGAGGGATTAGTACAAACTACCAAAATAATGTTCTATTCGGTGATAACAACGTTGTTGTTGTTGAAGCTGATGAGTACGATCGTTCATTTTTAACTCTTCATCCAAACATTGCAATTGTGACATCCGCAGATGCAGATCATTTGGATATTTATGGTGAGGCAAGCAAGCTTACTGAAACTTTCCAGCTTTTCTTGGATAGAGTTGTTGCTGATGGACAAAAAATCGTTAAGAATGGTTTGCCATTCGCCGCTGATATTAATTATGCGCGTGAAGAACATACAGATGCTTACGCTGAAAATGTTCATGTTCGAGATAGTGAGTTTTATTTTGATTACCATTCGGAAGATTTGACAATTAAGGATATCCATCTTGGTATTCCAGGCTTGCATAATGTGGAGAACGCAGTTGCTGCAATCACGGTAGCAAAGCTACTAGGAATCGAGGCCACTAAGATTGTTCATGCATTGTCGACTTTTGCTGGTGTAAAGCGTCGTTTTGAATATATATTCAAATCGCCGGAGCATATTTATATAGATGACTATGCACATCATCCAGAAGAGTTAAGAGCGTTTTTGACTTCTATGCGAAAGTTATATCCGAATAAGAAGCTGACGGTTGTTTTTCAGCCACATTTATTTACGCGCACTAGAGATTTTGTCGATGGATTTGCGGAGGTTTTAGCGTTTGCTGATGAGCTTCTATTGATGGAGATTTATCCCGCGCGTGAACTTCCTCTTCCTGGTGTCGATTCGCAATGGCTACTGGATAAAATTCGTCTAGAAAATAAACGCTTAGTAAGTCCAGAAGAAGTTCTTGCAATCGTGAAGACCGAACAACCAGAATTAATTGTAACGGTTGGTGCGGGTGATATTGATAAGTTAGTGAAACCTATTAAAGAAGTTTTGACAAATGCTTAA
- the murG gene encoding undecaprenyldiphospho-muramoylpentapeptide beta-N-acetylglucosaminyltransferase, with the protein MAHKVIISGGGTGGHIFPAIAIANALLRLAPDTEILFVGAEGKMEMERVPAAGYEIVGLDIVGINRQSLLKNLALPFKMLKSLLKARSVLKKFDAEVAIGVGGYASGPLLMMANMMGLPTIIQEQNSYAGVTNKKLGAKAKKICVAYEGMDRFFPSERILLTGNPIRKSSVAIENKRAEGMNAFALDLNKKTVLVTGGSLGALTLNDCIKAGISKFVEAGVQVIWQCGGYYYDKLKAELGDTLPAGIKLLAFLDRMDYAYAAADVIVGRAGAGTISELCVIGKPVVLVPSPNVSDDHQTKNAMALVNKDAALMVKDNEARNILVDTLLNLLKDESKMQALGDEINKLALPDADVVIAQEVLNLIKK; encoded by the coding sequence ATGGCTCATAAAGTAATCATAAGTGGTGGTGGTACGGGTGGACATATCTTCCCAGCGATTGCAATCGCGAATGCATTATTGCGATTAGCACCAGATACCGAGATATTGTTTGTTGGTGCTGAGGGCAAAATGGAGATGGAACGTGTACCAGCTGCCGGATATGAGATTGTGGGTTTAGATATTGTCGGTATTAACAGACAATCGCTATTGAAAAATTTAGCGCTTCCTTTTAAAATGTTAAAGAGCCTTTTGAAAGCGCGCAGTGTTCTTAAAAAGTTTGATGCGGAGGTTGCAATTGGAGTCGGAGGTTATGCGTCTGGTCCATTATTGATGATGGCGAACATGATGGGCTTACCGACGATTATTCAAGAGCAGAATTCTTATGCAGGTGTTACCAACAAGAAGTTGGGTGCAAAGGCAAAAAAGATTTGTGTGGCTTATGAAGGAATGGATCGTTTTTTTCCTTCGGAGCGCATTCTGTTGACAGGAAATCCTATTCGTAAATCGTCAGTTGCTATTGAGAATAAAAGGGCCGAAGGAATGAATGCTTTTGCCTTGGATTTGAACAAGAAGACGGTTTTAGTGACTGGTGGTAGTCTTGGGGCGTTGACACTGAATGATTGTATTAAAGCGGGTATTTCGAAGTTTGTGGAAGCTGGCGTACAAGTTATTTGGCAATGTGGCGGCTATTATTATGACAAACTGAAAGCAGAATTGGGCGACACATTACCAGCGGGAATTAAGCTGTTGGCATTTTTGGATCGCATGGATTACGCTTATGCTGCCGCTGATGTTATTGTTGGTCGTGCAGGTGCTGGGACTATTTCTGAGCTCTGTGTGATTGGCAAACCAGTTGTACTTGTGCCTTCACCAAATGTGTCTGATGATCATCAGACGAAAAATGCGATGGCGTTAGTCAATAAGGATGCGGCATTGATGGTGAAAGATAATGAGGCTCGCAATATTTTGGTTGATACATTATTGAATCTATTGAAAGACGAGTCTAAAATGCAAGCGTTGGGAGATGAGATTAACAAACTGGCTCTGCCGGATGCGGATGTTGTCATTGCTCAAGAAGTTTTGAATTTAATAAAAAAGTAA
- a CDS encoding FtsW/RodA/SpoVE family cell cycle protein produces MEYIFSKLKGDKWIWIIVILLSIWSLLAVYSSVGTLAYKEGKGTELYLFKHLFIVIAGLGLMYLSHKLDYRYYAGISKLLMIITIPLLLYTLLFGSKVNEASRWLTIPIINQTFQTSDLAKLALITFLARMLSRKQEEIKDVKKSFIPIMGAVCAVFVLIALANLSTALMLFGVSVLLLMIGRIDFKQIAVVCMGGAVLLTLVMLLGPRRGTYISRIQGFFQTEEVHDSKGSFQEDKNFQANNAKIAIATGEMFGKGIGNSVQRNVLPHPYSDFIFAIIIEEYGTIGGAVLLFLYIALMYRCIRIVTLSPRAFGAFLAAGLGFSLTIQALANMAVAVGLGPVTGVPLPLVSMGGTSILFTSVALGIILSVSRNIEELKNKEELEVVKKPRSSKVVVGTI; encoded by the coding sequence ATGGAATACATTTTTTCTAAACTAAAAGGCGATAAGTGGATCTGGATCATTGTGATCTTGTTGTCCATATGGTCACTACTTGCTGTATACAGCTCTGTAGGTACCTTGGCTTATAAAGAAGGTAAGGGTACTGAATTATACCTTTTTAAGCACTTGTTTATCGTTATTGCTGGTTTAGGGTTGATGTATCTATCACACAAATTGGATTACCGGTATTACGCTGGGATATCAAAATTGTTAATGATAATCACCATTCCTTTGTTGCTTTACACCTTGTTGTTTGGTAGCAAAGTGAATGAAGCAAGTCGCTGGTTGACGATTCCGATTATCAATCAAACATTTCAAACTTCCGATTTAGCGAAACTTGCCCTTATTACATTTCTAGCGCGTATGTTGTCTAGAAAACAGGAAGAGATTAAAGATGTCAAGAAATCGTTTATTCCTATCATGGGCGCTGTTTGTGCTGTTTTCGTGCTGATTGCGCTAGCTAACCTTTCCACAGCATTAATGCTGTTTGGTGTAAGTGTATTGCTGTTAATGATTGGTCGTATCGATTTTAAGCAAATTGCGGTTGTATGTATGGGCGGGGCGGTTCTCTTAACATTAGTTATGTTATTAGGTCCACGTCGTGGAACTTACATTAGTCGTATTCAGGGCTTCTTTCAGACTGAAGAAGTTCACGATTCGAAAGGTTCGTTCCAAGAAGATAAGAATTTCCAAGCCAACAATGCGAAGATAGCTATTGCAACTGGAGAAATGTTTGGAAAAGGGATTGGTAATTCTGTTCAACGTAATGTTTTACCTCACCCATATTCAGATTTTATCTTCGCGATTATCATCGAAGAATATGGCACAATTGGAGGAGCTGTATTGCTTTTCTTATATATCGCATTAATGTATCGGTGCATACGTATTGTTACGCTGAGTCCACGAGCTTTTGGCGCATTCTTGGCGGCGGGTTTGGGATTTAGTTTGACAATTCAGGCTTTAGCAAACATGGCTGTTGCTGTCGGCTTGGGGCCAGTGACGGGGGTACCGTTGCCTTTGGTAAGTATGGGTGGTACGTCGATTTTATTTACGAGTGTAGCCCTAGGTATTATTCTTAGTGTGAGTCGTAACATTGAAGAGTTAAAAAATAAAGAAGAATTAGAAGTCGTAAAAAAACCGCGTTCAAGTAAGGTGGTTGTTGGAACGATATAA
- the murD gene encoding UDP-N-acetylmuramoyl-L-alanine--D-glutamate ligase, whose amino-acid sequence MSNIAHTYYPQSGRLVVLGAGESGVGAAILAKDRGFDVFVSDMGQIAGSYKATLELEQIPFEEGKHSEELILNADLVVKSPGIPEKAPLIKQLRSLNKPLISEIEFAAQYTDSKLYCITGSNGKTTTTMLTYSILKNAGLDVGLAGNIGNSFALQVARDPHACYVLEISSFMLDDMYHFRADVAVILNITPDHLDRYDYKMENYVASKFRMVQNQGESDYFIYCLDDPETVAALDKHPTKAIHLPFTQERELEQGAFVDANKNLNILVPNREVFTMNIEELSLQGKHNIYNNSAAGLIAKVQELRNQSMKESMGSFVNIEHRLEHVASVGGVNYINDSKATNVNSVWYALESFSSDIVLIMGGVDKGNDYDMLRDLVRSKVKAIICIGKDTGRIHEAFEDETDVIVNSASMSDAVQIASHLAKKGDTVLLSPACASFDWFKNYEERGDKFKEAVMAL is encoded by the coding sequence ATGTCAAATATCGCACATACCTATTATCCTCAATCTGGCCGCCTAGTTGTACTAGGTGCGGGCGAGAGTGGAGTAGGTGCTGCCATTCTAGCAAAAGATAGAGGCTTTGATGTATTTGTATCCGATATGGGTCAAATTGCGGGCTCTTATAAAGCAACATTAGAATTAGAGCAAATTCCTTTTGAAGAAGGAAAGCACAGCGAAGAGTTGATTCTGAATGCAGATTTAGTAGTTAAAAGTCCTGGCATTCCTGAAAAAGCGCCACTGATTAAGCAGCTACGTTCTTTGAACAAGCCCTTGATTTCGGAAATCGAGTTTGCAGCTCAGTATACAGATTCGAAATTATATTGTATTACAGGATCTAATGGCAAGACAACGACGACCATGTTAACCTATTCAATATTGAAGAATGCAGGTTTGGATGTCGGTTTAGCAGGAAATATAGGAAACAGTTTTGCTTTACAAGTCGCGCGTGATCCGCATGCTTGCTATGTGTTGGAGATTTCAAGTTTTATGCTTGATGACATGTATCATTTCCGTGCAGATGTTGCGGTGATTTTAAATATAACGCCTGACCACTTGGATCGCTATGATTATAAGATGGAAAATTATGTGGCTTCTAAATTCAGAATGGTTCAGAATCAAGGGGAGTCTGATTATTTCATCTATTGTTTAGATGATCCAGAAACGGTAGCTGCGTTGGATAAGCATCCCACCAAAGCTATTCATTTACCATTTACACAAGAGCGTGAATTAGAACAAGGTGCTTTTGTAGATGCAAATAAGAATTTGAACATTTTAGTACCTAATAGAGAAGTTTTTACCATGAATATCGAAGAATTATCATTACAAGGCAAGCACAATATTTACAATAATAGTGCGGCGGGATTGATTGCAAAGGTTCAAGAATTGCGTAATCAGTCGATGAAGGAGAGTATGGGGTCCTTTGTAAATATTGAACATCGTTTAGAACATGTGGCTAGCGTTGGTGGGGTAAATTATATCAATGACTCCAAAGCAACCAATGTAAATTCTGTATGGTACGCATTGGAAAGTTTTTCTAGCGATATCGTCTTAATTATGGGCGGTGTTGACAAGGGTAACGACTACGATATGTTGCGTGATTTAGTGCGCTCGAAAGTAAAGGCGATCATCTGTATTGGTAAAGATACAGGTCGAATTCATGAAGCGTTTGAGGACGAAACCGATGTTATTGTGAATAGTGCATCAATGTCAGATGCTGTTCAAATAGCGTCACATTTAGCGAAAAAAGGCGATACAGTCTTATTGTCACCAGCATGTGCAAGTTTTGACTGGTTTAAAAACTACGAAGAACGCGGCGATAAGTTCAAAGAAGCTGTAATGGCTTTATAA
- the mraY gene encoding phospho-N-acetylmuramoyl-pentapeptide-transferase, which translates to MLYYLFTWLNEHVHIPGAGLFQYISFRTAMSVIVSLIITTVYGSRLIRLLHQKQVGETIRDLGLEGEKKKQGTPTMGGLIIIAGILIPTLLFAKLDNIYIILMIITTIWMGAIGFLDDYIKVFRKNKEGLAGRFKVIGQVGLGILIAITMYFHPDIVVRQQVTNPSSSKPVEVVINPSTGEKIYAENVKSSKTNIPFYKNNEFDYAKVLDVFGITNPWVTFMIFLVVVVFIVTAVSNGANITDGIDGLATGTSAIMGITLAILAYVSGNIIFSDYLNIMYIPNSGELVIFAGAFIGACTGFLWYNAYPAQVFMGDTGSLAIGGIIAAFAILIRKELLIPVLCGVFLIENLSVIIQVSYFKFTKKKYGEGRRIFLMSPLHHHYQKKGYHESKIVTRFVIVSIILAILTIVTLKVR; encoded by the coding sequence ATGTTATATTATTTATTTACTTGGCTTAATGAACATGTTCATATTCCGGGAGCTGGATTGTTCCAGTATATCTCTTTCCGGACGGCCATGTCTGTAATAGTTTCGTTGATTATTACCACGGTATACGGTAGTCGTCTAATTCGTTTACTTCATCAAAAACAAGTTGGAGAAACGATCCGTGATTTAGGATTAGAAGGCGAAAAGAAGAAGCAAGGTACGCCAACCATGGGAGGTTTAATCATTATCGCAGGTATTCTAATTCCTACGTTATTGTTTGCCAAGTTGGATAATATCTATATCATATTGATGATTATCACAACCATTTGGATGGGTGCAATTGGATTCTTGGATGACTATATCAAAGTGTTCCGTAAGAACAAAGAGGGACTAGCGGGTCGTTTTAAAGTGATTGGACAAGTTGGTCTAGGTATTTTAATTGCAATTACGATGTATTTCCATCCGGATATTGTAGTTCGTCAACAGGTGACAAATCCAAGTTCTTCGAAACCAGTTGAGGTTGTTATTAACCCATCGACAGGTGAGAAAATTTATGCAGAGAATGTAAAGTCTTCAAAGACAAATATACCTTTCTATAAAAACAACGAGTTCGACTACGCGAAAGTATTGGATGTTTTCGGCATTACCAATCCTTGGGTTACTTTCATGATTTTCTTAGTCGTTGTCGTGTTCATCGTGACGGCAGTTTCAAATGGGGCAAACATTACGGATGGTATAGATGGGCTGGCCACGGGGACCTCGGCTATTATGGGGATTACCCTAGCCATATTAGCCTATGTATCGGGTAACATTATCTTTTCCGACTACTTGAACATTATGTATATCCCTAATTCTGGGGAACTGGTGATTTTCGCTGGTGCGTTCATTGGTGCATGTACTGGATTTTTGTGGTACAACGCCTATCCAGCACAAGTCTTCATGGGAGATACGGGGAGTTTAGCAATCGGTGGTATTATCGCCGCATTCGCCATCTTAATCCGTAAGGAACTATTGATTCCAGTATTATGTGGTGTCTTCTTGATTGAGAATTTGTCAGTAATTATTCAAGTTTCTTATTTCAAGTTCACGAAAAAGAAATATGGTGAGGGGAGACGTATATTTTTGATGTCCCCATTACATCATCACTACCAAAAGAAGGGTTATCATGAGTCTAAGATCGTGACACGTTTTGTCATTGTCTCGATCATCTTAGCAATTCTTACCATCGTTACATTGAAAGTTAGATAA
- a CDS encoding UDP-N-acetylmuramoyl-L-alanyl-D-glutamate--2,6-diaminopimelate ligase — protein sequence MLLKELLHAIPVKDYLGSLDVEVSSVCLDSRKAAAGSAFVAVRGQQTDGHLYIEKAVGLGASVILLEEYPSETKEGVTYILVDDSSFALGVFAANFYGNPSKDLKLVGVTGTNGKTTVATLLFNLFSQLGYHVGLLSTVQNQIGNRVIPATHTTPDPISLNALLRSMVDDGCDYCFMEVSSHAIVQQRIAGLRFAGGIFTNITHDHLDFHGTFANYIKAKKKFFDDLDRYAFALTNIDDKNGQVMLQNTFAHHKTYGLQQMADFKAKILESHFDGMLLQIDAQELWVKLVGHFNAYNLLAVYGAAILLEQETIKVLTALSEITGAEGRFETIRSSQGIVAIVDYAHTPDAVENVLETILDLRKPGQQILTVLGCGGDRDKTKRPEMAEVASRLSDKVILTSDNPRSEDPVQIIKDMEAGLVADKRKNVFSITDRREAIRAAVHLAQPGDVVLVAGKGHEKYQEVNGVRNHFDDKEELEKIFNEIN from the coding sequence ATGTTATTGAAAGAATTGTTGCACGCTATTCCGGTAAAAGATTACCTAGGTTCCCTCGATGTCGAGGTGAGCTCGGTTTGCTTGGATTCAAGAAAAGCAGCGGCAGGTTCTGCCTTTGTAGCGGTTCGCGGTCAGCAGACTGATGGTCATTTATATATTGAGAAGGCTGTTGGACTTGGAGCATCTGTTATTCTATTGGAAGAATATCCGTCCGAAACAAAGGAAGGCGTCACTTATATTTTAGTTGATGATTCTTCTTTTGCCTTAGGGGTTTTTGCTGCTAATTTTTACGGAAATCCTTCAAAGGATTTAAAGTTGGTAGGTGTTACAGGTACCAATGGTAAGACTACCGTGGCTACGCTATTATTTAATTTGTTTAGCCAATTAGGTTACCATGTAGGTCTACTGTCGACCGTTCAAAATCAAATTGGGAATCGCGTTATTCCTGCTACACATACGACTCCAGATCCTATTTCGCTGAATGCTTTATTGCGTTCGATGGTAGATGATGGATGTGACTATTGTTTTATGGAAGTGAGCTCCCATGCTATTGTTCAACAGCGTATTGCTGGGTTGCGATTTGCTGGAGGTATTTTTACGAATATCACACATGACCATCTTGATTTTCACGGCACGTTCGCGAACTATATCAAAGCAAAAAAGAAGTTTTTTGATGATCTAGATCGTTATGCTTTCGCTTTGACAAATATTGATGATAAGAATGGGCAGGTCATGTTGCAAAATACGTTCGCTCATCATAAAACATACGGTTTACAACAAATGGCTGACTTCAAAGCAAAGATTTTGGAAAGCCACTTTGATGGAATGTTGCTGCAAATTGATGCCCAAGAGTTATGGGTGAAATTGGTTGGCCATTTCAACGCATATAATTTATTAGCGGTTTACGGTGCTGCTATTCTATTAGAACAAGAGACAATTAAAGTATTAACTGCCTTGAGTGAGATTACAGGGGCAGAGGGTCGTTTTGAAACCATTCGCTCAAGCCAAGGTATTGTTGCGATTGTAGACTATGCGCATACACCTGATGCGGTTGAGAATGTTCTAGAAACCATATTGGATTTGAGAAAGCCGGGTCAGCAGATTTTAACGGTTTTAGGTTGTGGTGGAGATCGGGATAAGACGAAGAGACCTGAGATGGCGGAAGTTGCCTCTCGCTTAAGTGATAAGGTTATTTTGACGTCGGATAATCCTCGTTCAGAAGATCCAGTACAAATCATAAAGGATATGGAAGCTGGTTTGGTAGCAGATAAACGCAAGAATGTTTTTTCGATTACTGATCGTAGAGAAGCAATTCGTGCTGCTGTTCATTTGGCTCAACCGGGCGATGTTGTCCTTGTTGCCGGTAAAGGGCATGAGAAATATCAAGAAGTTAACGGGGTGAGAAATCACTTCGATGATAAGGAAGAATTGGAAAAAATATTTAACGAGATCAATTAA